A region from the Caldisericota bacterium genome encodes:
- a CDS encoding DevR family CRISPR-associated autoregulator — MGKKENKKEISSLSISGRIILDMHSLNNEGGEGNQILTRQVTIIDKEGKPAPVNAVSGDMLKHIQAQHLYNVAIETGLNLCSSCKVFNANRITDDAQFTKSFKKTDPDEEVMDKLLKTCAIDDMEGILVTNNNKNLPRKSVAEFGWLIALPEASKTENFFHVKLVPNAGKGTGEGEEMANIGQNIFHRPANSGIYALVSNFDTCRIGYNDISKTYAIGDNERISRYQALLKSILYTFLKPTGAMRNTQNPHIVNFEGVISYSSNSIPAPTVSALNKDYDEEILEIAENLNKIADNSVTVEKFKSLKEFTEKFQEIINNTEPLKLKENEKKENEKEE; from the coding sequence ATGGGAAAGAAAGAAAACAAGAAAGAGATTAGTTCTCTCTCAATTAGCGGGAGAATCATCCTTGATATGCATTCTCTTAATAATGAGGGAGGAGAAGGAAATCAGATTTTGACCAGACAGGTAACCATCATTGACAAGGAAGGAAAACCTGCACCGGTAAATGCAGTAAGTGGAGATATGTTAAAGCACATTCAGGCACAGCACCTGTATAATGTGGCCATAGAGACAGGACTGAATTTATGTAGTTCCTGTAAGGTTTTCAATGCTAATAGAATAACTGATGATGCGCAATTTACAAAGTCATTTAAGAAAACGGATCCAGATGAAGAAGTAATGGATAAATTGCTAAAAACCTGCGCCATTGATGATATGGAGGGTATCCTTGTAACTAACAATAACAAGAACCTTCCGAGAAAATCTGTAGCTGAGTTTGGCTGGCTTATTGCTTTACCAGAGGCAAGCAAGACAGAGAATTTTTTCCATGTTAAACTCGTTCCAAACGCGGGAAAAGGGACTGGCGAAGGAGAAGAAATGGCAAACATAGGTCAGAATATTTTCCATCGTCCTGCAAACTCTGGTATATATGCTCTGGTTTCTAACTTTGATACCTGCCGCATAGGATACAACGATATCTCAAAAACCTATGCTATTGGTGACAATGAAAGGATATCACGGTATCAAGCATTGCTCAAATCTATTCTTTATACTTTTTTAAAACCAACTGGAGCGATGAGAAACACCCAAAATCCCCATATAGTGAACTTTGAGGGAGTGATTTCCTACTCGTCAAATTCTATTCCTGCTCCAACGGTAAGTGCTCTGAATAAGGACTATGACGAAGAAATACTAGAAATAGCCGAAAACCTTAACAAAATTGCCGATAATAGTGTAACAGTTGAAAAATTTAAATCGTTAAAGGAGTTTACTGAAAAATTCCAGGAGATTATAAACAACACGGAACCATTGAAACTGAAAGAGAACGAAAAGAAAGAGAACGAAAAGGAGGAATAA